One stretch of Arachis hypogaea cultivar Tifrunner chromosome 20, arahy.Tifrunner.gnm2.J5K5, whole genome shotgun sequence DNA includes these proteins:
- the LOC112784611 gene encoding photosystem I reaction center subunit N, chloroplastic has translation MAAMNSSSVLACSYAISGGASSSELSGKITSLPSVSTKLPVMKVKAQQERAPKAIKESELGTRRTALVYLAATLFGTAAAASSANAGVIEDYLEKSKANKELNDKKRLATSGANFARAYTVQFGTCKFPENFTGCQDLAKQKKVPFLSDDLELECEGKDKYKCGSNVFWKW, from the exons ATGGCTGCCATGAACTCCTCTAGTGTATTGGCTTGTAGCTACGCCATTTCGGGTGGCGCTTCCAGTTCCGAGCTCAGTGGCAAGATTACTTCCTTGCCCTCTGTCTCCACCAAGTTGCCTGTGATGAAGGTGAAGGCCCAGCAAGAGAGAGCCCCCAAAGCCATCAAAGAATCTGAATTGGGAACAAGAAGAACCGCTCTTGTTTACTTGGCAGCCACACTTTTTGGCACTGCAGCTGCTGCTTCTTCTGCCAATGCTGGTGTCATTGAAGATTACCTTGAGAAGAGCAAGGCCAACAAG GAACTGAATGACAAGAAAAGGTTAGCTACTAGTGGAGCAAATTTTGCAAGAGCATACACGGTGCAATTTGGCACTTGCAAATTCCCTGAGAACTTCACTGGTTGCCAAGATCTTGCCAAGCAAAAG aAAGTGCCATTCCTTTCTGATGATTTGGAGCTTGAATGTGAAGGAAAGGACAAATACAAGTGTGGTTCTAATGTTTTCTGGAAATGGTGA